The window ATGGTGGTGCTGGTAATGATACCCTCAATGGTGGTGTGGGTAATGATACCCTCAATGGTGGCATAGGTGCAGATAGCATGGTTGGGGGTGTAGGTAACGATGCTTACTATGTGGATAACGCCGGAGATACCATCACCGAAAATCCCAATGAAGGGACAGATATTGTCTACAGCACTACCAGTTACATCCTTTTTACCAACATAGAAAACCTCACCTTACAAGGCACAACGGCGATTAATGGTACTGGTAACGACCTGAATAATACTATTACAGGTAACACTGCGGCTAATATGCTCACAGGTAATGCAGGTGCAGATATTCTTACAGGTAATGCAGGTGCAGATACCCTGACTGGTGGTGTTGGTAATGATAGGCTTTATTTAGGCGCTAACAATAATGCGGTAGATATTGTTAACT of the Oculatellaceae cyanobacterium genome contains:
- a CDS encoding calcium-binding protein, whose amino-acid sequence is MNNSLTGNGAANNLNGGAGNDTLNGGVGNDTLNGGIGADSMVGGVGNDAYYVDNAGDTITENPNEGTDIVYSTTSYILFTNIENLTLQGTTAINGTGNDLNNTITGNTAANMLTGNAGADILTGNAGADTLTGGVGNDRLYLGANNNAVDIVNYGLGDGADTIYQFVRGVGGDRIQFTNIANIDVVTSGSNTLLRVGDGTTGNTGFGTGQLLTTLSATSGFTNADVNVNLFGSNFLFS